The genomic segment GAGCCGTTGCAACTCGCCCGTGCCCAGCAGGTCCTGGGTTCGTCCGTCCTCGTCCGTAAGCCCCTTCGGACTGTCGCAGCGGGACAGCGCCGATTCCAGCAGTTCCTTCGAATAGCGTCCCTGCTCGCCCGCTTCCCACACGGCGTCGTCCACGATCATCTGCACTGCCTTGACCCCCGTTTCTCCTCCCCTGCGGCGCTCGATCATGCTCTGCATGGCTTCGAGGGCGTGGTAGTCCATGGCGTCCGAACCGCCGACGCCCACCATCAACGCTTCCTCGATGTCGCATTCCAGCGGGAGTTCCAGGTCGGGCAGCCGCCAGGTGACCGGCAGGCTCGAGCCCGCGAGCACCGGAAAACCGAGCCGCTTCGAATCGGCCACCATCTCCAGCCCCCGGTCGAAGCTGTAGGACAGGTTCTTGTCGTTGTAGACCGGCACCGAGCGGCCGTCCTGCTCGAACACCTCGACGCAGGCCTTGAACATCTCGTAGCGCGGGTAGAGTTTCTGTCCTTTTTCGTTGTTCGGATAATCGCCGTGCTCGCAGATGATCAGGATCCCGTCCACCGCCAGCGTATCCCCGCCGCACCGTAGTGCTTCGGCGATGGTGGGATAGACCTCGAAACCGAACTCTCGGGCGCGGCCGGTACTCTGGTCGCCCTCGGGCCGCTGGTCGACGTAGAGTGACACCACTTCCACGTCCGGCCGGTGCCAGCGGCCGGACCGCGGATAGCCCACGAGGAACCGGTCCGCGAAATGCTGTGAGTGAGACAGATAGGTGTAGATGGAACTGATGACGGCGAGCCGTTTGGCCATGATGTCAATATCTCCAGAACGTGGAGCGCGCAGGCGCCGGGTAGGCGACGTCGAGATGGGGCGTTTCGAGGCGCACCTGTCCCTCGTGCAGGCTGTCCACCCCCGCTGCGGTGAGGCCTGTCGTCAGCAGAGTCCGTTCCACGGGATAGGCGGCCTCGCCGGTGAGGAACATCTGCTCCACGTTGTTGACCTGCGGCGAGAAGAAGTTGGCCAGCGAAGTCCGCGCGGGCGGCATGGGAAGGTACATTTGCGTCGACAGCGGTTCGCTCCGCCCCGCGAGGCGCGCCGCGAAGTTGAAGTCCTCCACCAGTCCGTTGAAGAGGATCATGGTGCACCGGAGCCCGTCGCGGTGCTCGTAGGTGTAGGACACCGGATCTTCCACCATCCGCTTCATCTCGTTGATGGTCGGGAAGATATGGTTGAAGCCGTCGCGGGAGGGTTTCAGCGTATGGCTGCGGCAAAGCGCCGCTTCGAAGAGTTCGCGGGACCACACCTCGTCGTGGTAGGCTTCCCAGAAGGCATCGCCACGCCGGGCGTGGAGCCAGGCTACACCCGTCTCGCCGCCACCGCGCCGTTCGACCATGCACTGCAGGGTCTCCAGGCCGTGGAAGTCGTAGCTGTCGACCCCGCCGTAGCACACGCACATGGCCTCCTCCACCTCGGTGTGCAGCGGCATGTCGACAGAGGGCGTCCGCCAGGTGACCGGCAGGCTGGACCCCGCCATGAAGGCGAACCCCAGCCGCCGCGAGGTATCGTACATCTCCCGGGCCCATTCCCAGTTCCACGACAGGTGCTTGTCGTTGAAGATCGGCGCGGCACGGCCGCTGGCCTCGTAGACCTCCACGATCTCGCGGAACAGTTCGTAGCGAGGATAGAGCCGCTGCCCCTTCTCGTTGGTCGGATACTCGCCGTGCTCGCCCACCAGGAGGACACCGTCCACCTGCAGCGAATCCCCGCCCAGGGTGAGCGCTTCGGCGACCGTGGGGTAGATCTTCATGCCGGGGAACCGGGCGGCCCGGTCCCGGCTGAGATCATTCTCGCGCACCTGGTCCACGTACAGGGAGACCAGGTCCATGGGCGGGTGGTGGTGCCGTCCGGCCCAGCCGTACCCCTCCAGGAAGCGGTCCACGATATGCTGGGTGTGGGCGTAAGGATGGTAGATGGTCGTGATCGCGGCGATCTTCGGTCGGTTGGCCATGGTCGTAAGCTAGACGCGCCCCCGATCGCCGTTGTCCGCGTTCCGGTCGTGCTTGATCACGGACATGGCCGATGCGATGATGGAACTGACGTCACTGAGATTGGACGGAATGATCAGGCTGTTGCCCGACTTGGCCAGGTTGCCGAAGGTTTCGATGTACTGCTCGGCCACCCGCAGCTGCACGGCCTCGTCGCCTCCGTCCGACTTGATGGCGCCGGCTATGGCCCGGACACCCTCGGCCGTGGCGTTGGCGACGGTGAGGATGGCCTGGGCTTCGCCCTCGGCTTCATTGATCTGCTGCTGCTTCGTGGCCTCGGATTCCTTGATGACCTTCTGCTTCTCGCCCTCGGCCTGGTTGATGTTGGAGTCGCGCAGCCCCTCCGAATTCAGGATGGCCGCCCGCTTCTCCCGTTCCGCCCGCATCTGCTTCTCCATGGCCTCCAGGACGTCCCGGGGCGGACTGATGTTGCTGATTTCATACCGCAGGACCTTGACGCCCCAGGGATCGGACGCCTTGTCCAGTTCGCTGACGACGGCAAAGTTGATGGCGCCGCGCTCTTCGAAGGTCTTGTCCAGGTCGATCTTGCCGACCTCGCTTCTCAGGGTCGTCTGGGCGAGTTGCGTGATGGCCAGGTCGTAATCGGCTATGCCGTAGGAGGCCCGCTCCGCGTCCAGCACCTGCATGTAGAGTACACCGTCCACGCCGACCTGCACGTTGTCCCGCGTGATGCAGAGCTGTTCAGGAATGTCGATGGACTGTTCCTTCAGCGTGTGCCGGTAGGCCACCCGGTCCACGAAGGGCAGCAGGATGTAGAAACCGGCATTCAGCGTCTTGCTGTACTTCCCCAGCCTTTCGATGACGCGGGCTTCCTGCTGCGGCACGACGATGATCAGGTTTCTCAGGAATATAATCGCAGCGATCGCGACGACGATGGTTACGATCAAGGTTTCCATTACAGATTCCTTCCAGCGTAATTGATGACGGAAGAGGTCGTAAAGAACCCCTCGACGCCATCCGGGTTGAGTTTACGCGCTTCTTACCCAGAGTGAGACGCCTTCAACACTTTCGACCAGGCAGGCCTGTCCCTTTTCGATAAGCGTGTCTCCCTTGTTCACGGCGTTCCAGCTCGTGCCCCGCACTTCCACCTTGCCGGTGCCATTGGCCGGGATGTCCTCGAGGGCCTTTCCCGATTCGCCCTCCAGGGTGTTGATTTTGGTAGCGGGTTCATCGGGATTAAGTCTTTCGGTCAGCATCCGGCGGAACAGGACGAGCGAGGCGATGGAGACAACGGAAAACAGGAGAAACTGAACCCAGGTTGTTTCCACCAGGCCTACCCAGGCCAGCACGCCGACCACGAGCGCGGCGACGCCGAAGAACAGCAGGTAGAAAGCGCCTGGCGTGGCCATCTCGGCCAGGCAGAGCAACACGCCGCCAACAATCCAGACCCACCAGGCCATCAGCCCCTCCCGGAATCAGGTAAATCGCCGTCAGGACGTCACACTTCGAGCAGCAAAGCCGCGGGCACCTCGATCAGGGACTTGACCCTGGCCAGGAACTGCACGGCTTCCCGGCCGTCGATGATCCGGTGGTCGTAGCTCAGCGCCACGTACATCATGGGACGGATCACGACCTCTCCGTCGACGGCCACAGGACGGTCGTCGATGCGGTGCAGCCCCAGTATGCCGACCTGCGGCGGGTTCAGGATGGGCGTGCTCAGCATCGAACCGAAAACCCCTCCGTTCGTGATCGTAAAGGTGCCGCCGCGCAGATCCTCCAGCGAAAGTTTGCCCTCGCCGGCCTTTGCCGCGTACTGTCTGATATTGCTTTCGATCTCGGCGAATGACATGCGGACCGCGTCCCGCAGGACCGGCACCACGAGTCCGTCCTCGGCGCCCACCGCGATCCCGATGTCGTAGTAGTGCTTCCTGACGATCGCGTCCCCGCGGATCTCGGCATTGAGTTCGGGGAAATCCCTGAGCGCGCCGATCACGGCCTTGACGAAGAAGGACATGAATCCCAGCCGCACGCCGTGCCGTTCCTCGAAGGCCTCGCGGTTCCTTCGGCGTATCGTCATCACCGTGCTCATGTCGATCTCGTTGAAGGTCGTCAGCATCGCCGCGGTCTGCTGCGCCTCCACGAGCCGGCTGGCAATGGTGCGCCGGCGCCGGGACATAGGCACGATTTCCTCCCGGTCGTCACCGACCGGGTCGGCCGCGGGCGTCGTGGGTTCGGCCGCACGCGCTGCTGGTTCGGCCTCGGGCGCTGTGGGTTCGGCCGCACGTGTCGCCACCGCGCGTTCCACGTCCTCCCTGCGGATCCGGCCACCCATCCCGGTCCCTTCCACGTCCGACAGGGAAATCCCCGCTTCATCCGCAATGCGCCGTGCCACGGGCGTTACCCGGTCGTCGGTGACCGCTTGGGACGGCCCTGACGCTTCCCGGGCGGATACGGGGGGTTCATCCGCGGAACCGGATTCTATTGCGGAAGCGGGTTCAGCCGCGGTTGCGGATTCATCCGCTGACGCGCCCTTGCTGTCCGTACTTCCCGCGCTGTCCGTGCTGTCCGTCGCCGCCGCTTCGCCGCTTTCGTCCAGTACGCCGAGGAGGTCGCCGATGCGGACGTCCTCGCCCGCGGCCCGTTCGATACGGGAAAGTACACCGCTGTCGTTGGCATTCACTTCGAGGGTGACTTTCTCCGTCTCGAGTTCCAGGAGGGCTTCGCCGGTCGTGACCGGGTCGCCTTCCTGTTTGAACCACTGGACGACAGTTGCCTCTACGATGGATTCACCCAATTGCGGCACGGTGATATCGATGGCCATTCAAACTCCCGGGGTCTTCACTTCGTATTCGGCAGTTCAATTCAAAAGAGGTTCAGGACAACTGCGATTTAGATTTACTTCGGCCAGACTGAAGGGGCTGCCTCGAGCCAGCATG from the Gemmatimonadota bacterium genome contains:
- a CDS encoding paraslipin is translated as METLIVTIVVAIAAIIFLRNLIIVVPQQEARVIERLGKYSKTLNAGFYILLPFVDRVAYRHTLKEQSIDIPEQLCITRDNVQVGVDGVLYMQVLDAERASYGIADYDLAITQLAQTTLRSEVGKIDLDKTFEERGAINFAVVSELDKASDPWGVKVLRYEISNISPPRDVLEAMEKQMRAEREKRAAILNSEGLRDSNINQAEGEKQKVIKESEATKQQQINEAEGEAQAILTVANATAEGVRAIAGAIKSDGGDEAVQLRVAEQYIETFGNLAKSGNSLIIPSNLSDVSSIIASAMSVIKHDRNADNGDRGRV
- a CDS encoding NfeD family protein is translated as MAWWVWIVGGVLLCLAEMATPGAFYLLFFGVAALVVGVLAWVGLVETTWVQFLLFSVVSIASLVLFRRMLTERLNPDEPATKINTLEGESGKALEDIPANGTGKVEVRGTSWNAVNKGDTLIEKGQACLVESVEGVSLWVRSA
- the odhB gene encoding 2-oxoglutarate dehydrogenase complex dihydrolipoyllysine-residue succinyltransferase, producing the protein MAIDITVPQLGESIVEATVVQWFKQEGDPVTTGEALLELETEKVTLEVNANDSGVLSRIERAAGEDVRIGDLLGVLDESGEAAATDSTDSAGSTDSKGASADESATAAEPASAIESGSADEPPVSAREASGPSQAVTDDRVTPVARRIADEAGISLSDVEGTGMGGRIRREDVERAVATRAAEPTAPEAEPAARAAEPTTPAADPVGDDREEIVPMSRRRRTIASRLVEAQQTAAMLTTFNEIDMSTVMTIRRRNREAFEERHGVRLGFMSFFVKAVIGALRDFPELNAEIRGDAIVRKHYYDIGIAVGAEDGLVVPVLRDAVRMSFAEIESNIRQYAAKAGEGKLSLEDLRGGTFTITNGGVFGSMLSTPILNPPQVGILGLHRIDDRPVAVDGEVVIRPMMYVALSYDHRIIDGREAVQFLARVKSLIEVPAALLLEV